The Candidatus Malacoplasma girerdii genome has a segment encoding these proteins:
- a CDS encoding glycosyltransferase produces MTQLTVVYHLYKGYDHSLKSLESLIKQKDKNFQMIFIADAVDKKIKTIFSDFDFSHNFPNAIFINIENYLGHSYSYNFATQIAKTPYIYFASSSCVYEPNFIEKINHAINEENSDLIVFDEKNNHFKKELNILKNENYLNELKILINSSHLNKVFKVDFLNKNNIRWVNFKHYPLVYLYEVYSKLNTVKFLDEALFAIHTAKKPTYNIADLIYQFEYLNEKYENSPFYQKYIEQIKYLAIRTITFKYLRKIYRKYGDVKHNVFKNSFNFALNYLNENYPEFRNNYYLDEKHNSDDPLLISYIKNFSNSRHTINEFKKILAKYDN; encoded by the coding sequence ATGACACAATTAACGGTTGTTTACCATTTATATAAAGGATATGACCATTCATTGAAATCATTAGAAAGTTTAATTAAGCAAAAAGACAAAAACTTTCAAATGATTTTTATTGCTGATGCAGTTGATAAAAAAATTAAAACAATTTTTAGTGATTTTGATTTTAGTCATAATTTTCCAAATGCAATTTTTATTAATATTGAAAATTACTTAGGTCATTCTTATTCATATAATTTTGCAACACAAATTGCTAAAACTCCTTACATATATTTTGCATCAAGCTCATGTGTTTATGAACCAAATTTTATCGAAAAAATTAATCATGCTATTAATGAAGAAAACAGTGATTTAATTGTTTTTGATGAAAAAAATAACCATTTTAAAAAAGAACTAAATATACTAAAAAATGAAAACTACTTAAATGAATTAAAAATTTTAATTAATTCATCACATTTAAATAAGGTTTTTAAGGTTGATTTTTTAAATAAAAATAATATTCGTTGAGTTAACTTTAAACACTATCCGCTAGTTTATTTGTATGAAGTTTATAGCAAGCTAAATACTGTTAAATTTCTTGACGAAGCGCTATTTGCAATTCATACAGCTAAAAAGCCAACATATAACATAGCTGACTTAATTTACCAATTTGAATATTTAAATGAAAAATATGAAAATAGTCCTTTCTATCAAAAATATATTGAACAAATTAAGTATTTAGCTATTCGAACAATTACATTCAAATATTTACGAAAAATTTATCGTAAATATGGTGATGTAAAACATAATGTTTTTAAAAATTCATTTAACTTTGCTTTAAATTATTTAAACGAAAACTATCCAGAATTTAGAAACAATTACTATCTTGATGAAAAACACAACAGCGATGATCCGCTACTAATTAGTTACATTAAAAACTTTTCGAACAGTCGTCATACTATTAATGAATTCAAAAAAATACTAGCTAAATATGATAACTAG
- a CDS encoding RDD domain containing protein translates to MITSQQSTNKKPRVRYYLAKASERIFARFVDAVIVSLILIGFWCLIFLTDPNFKGTLNGFYISEPFRYLIFSCIYSIVCLSYFVLLPYLWKGQTVGLKIFKLALINQVFSHYLWNIIRKEFFIWILGLSIHFIFWLCLFIVGIADSPLAASELLSALYKGKIDISNYNYLVIIFSSLNSCWGLIFLVIIINTCMRSQKQTWLDRFSSTVIVKTNSSNSSDINNNLNKKKNSSLHNYSLPGVIVSNPNEEIETLEE, encoded by the coding sequence ATGATAACTAGTCAACAATCAACAAACAAAAAACCAAGAGTTCGTTATTATCTAGCAAAAGCTAGTGAACGAATTTTTGCACGTTTTGTAGATGCAGTCATAGTTTCATTAATACTAATTGGCTTTTGATGTTTAATATTTTTAACTGATCCTAACTTTAAGGGCACTTTAAATGGATTTTATATATCCGAACCTTTCCGTTACCTAATTTTTTCTTGTATTTACAGTATAGTTTGTCTTAGCTATTTTGTTCTATTGCCTTACTTGTGAAAAGGACAAACAGTTGGTTTAAAAATCTTTAAACTAGCATTAATTAATCAAGTCTTCAGTCATTATTTATGAAATATTATTCGTAAGGAATTTTTCATTTGAATTCTTGGTTTAAGTATCCATTTTATTTTTTGACTATGTTTATTTATTGTTGGTATTGCTGATAGTCCATTAGCTGCAAGTGAATTATTATCGGCTTTATATAAAGGTAAAATTGATATCAGTAATTACAATTATTTGGTGATTATTTTTAGTTCACTTAATTCTTGCTGAGGATTAATCTTTCTAGTTATTATTATTAATACATGTATGCGAAGTCAAAAACAAACATGGCTGGATCGTTTTTCTTCAACTGTCATTGTTAAAACTAATTCAAGTAATTCAAGTGATATTAATAACAATCTAAACAAGAAAAAGAATTCATCATTGCACAATTATTCATTGCCAGGAGTTATAGTATCCAACCCTAACGAAGAAATCGAAACACTAGAAGAATAA
- the pcrA gene encoding ATP-dependent helicase PcrA produces the protein MSLNLNELNKQQIEAVEHVDGPILVVAGAGSGKTKVLTSRIAYLLDEVGIPDQQVLAITFTNRAAEEMRQRVGKLIQRGIKTSILTYHALCLRILREDIEYVHGKRDFNILDVEDRKQIISNIYKDWNLNDGFSKLIKPSLMFDIIDVVSSNECAFESDSIYVTSIEIDDIKQHFDQISKLNPKDQEYVIGIYREYIKRKKEINALDYNDLINGVYKLFKHNEEIVKKWKRRFNYILVDEFQDTDYFQFQILRYLVNENHNIFAVGDPDQTIYQWRGAYAGIFDDYINAFAPKQVLLEKNYRSTTNILTVANTLIENNVNRIPKYLISNISQNAPVIYYDGYSSSNEGSYIAKTITDLVKNKKYEYNDIMVLYRNNFLSRFIERSLIDAGIPYYIYGGFKFYERKEIKDLLAYLKLVNSPDDELSFIRVINRPKRNIGEETIQKIRTFAANKKINFMEAIKLKDDPEINWNTTKIHNFLTLMENIRLKIKDKKIHEGLTFIIAAIQYEDFIRSESLDNVAKSRLDNIKELIDSIKEYENTSEDPSLKNYLDSISLYTDSSSNDERYKNKNTVSLMTVHYAKGTERKVVFFSGLYQGVLPSNRSLEKNEVEEERRIAFVAITRAKELLYLTTNHGSMPKPSFPSQFINEIGHNNFQTVQSSYQPTSDLDLNWFDSSKSNDFSSMYSKEKTNQYHVGDNIVHTYFGKGIVVEVVNDMITIMFAKPHGKKTLVANHKAIKRILN, from the coding sequence ATGTCGCTAAATTTAAACGAATTAAATAAACAGCAAATTGAAGCTGTTGAACATGTTGACGGGCCAATTTTGGTTGTTGCAGGAGCTGGAAGTGGTAAAACAAAAGTTTTAACATCACGAATTGCTTATTTATTAGATGAAGTTGGAATTCCTGATCAACAAGTTTTAGCTATTACGTTTACTAATCGAGCAGCTGAAGAAATGCGACAAAGAGTTGGTAAATTAATTCAACGCGGAATTAAAACAAGCATTCTTACTTACCATGCTTTGTGTCTAAGAATTTTACGTGAAGATATTGAATATGTTCATGGTAAAAGAGACTTTAATATTTTAGATGTAGAAGATCGTAAACAAATTATTAGCAACATTTATAAAGATTGAAATTTAAATGATGGATTTAGCAAATTAATTAAACCATCATTAATGTTTGATATTATTGATGTTGTAAGTAGTAATGAATGTGCTTTTGAAAGCGATAGCATTTATGTAACATCAATTGAAATTGATGATATAAAACAACATTTTGATCAAATTAGCAAATTAAATCCAAAAGATCAAGAATATGTTATAGGAATTTATCGTGAATACATTAAACGTAAAAAAGAAATAAATGCTCTTGATTACAATGATCTTATTAATGGTGTTTATAAATTATTCAAACACAACGAAGAAATAGTTAAAAAGTGAAAGCGTCGTTTTAACTACATTCTTGTTGATGAATTTCAAGACACTGACTATTTCCAATTTCAAATCTTGCGTTATTTAGTTAACGAAAACCATAATATTTTTGCTGTTGGCGATCCAGATCAAACAATTTATCAATGACGTGGTGCATATGCAGGGATATTTGATGATTACATTAATGCCTTTGCCCCAAAACAAGTTTTACTTGAAAAAAATTATCGATCAACAACTAACATTTTAACTGTTGCTAATACATTAATTGAAAATAATGTTAATAGAATTCCTAAATATTTAATAAGTAATATATCTCAAAATGCACCTGTTATTTACTATGACGGATATAGTTCATCTAATGAAGGCAGTTATATCGCCAAAACAATTACTGACTTAGTAAAAAATAAGAAATACGAATACAATGATATTATGGTCTTGTATCGCAACAATTTCTTATCACGATTTATTGAACGTTCTTTAATTGATGCCGGTATTCCTTATTACATCTATGGTGGCTTTAAATTCTATGAACGAAAAGAAATTAAAGATCTACTTGCATACTTAAAGTTAGTTAATAGTCCTGATGATGAATTGTCATTTATAAGAGTTATTAATCGACCTAAACGGAATATTGGGGAAGAAACAATTCAAAAAATTAGAACTTTTGCGGCCAATAAAAAAATAAACTTCATGGAAGCTATCAAATTAAAGGACGATCCAGAAATTAACTGAAATACAACAAAAATTCATAACTTCTTAACTTTAATGGAAAACATTCGTTTAAAAATTAAAGATAAGAAGATTCATGAAGGTTTAACTTTTATTATTGCTGCAATTCAATATGAAGATTTTATTCGTTCTGAATCTCTCGATAACGTTGCAAAATCACGATTAGATAACATTAAAGAACTTATTGATTCAATTAAAGAATATGAAAATACAAGTGAAGATCCTTCATTGAAAAATTACTTAGATTCAATCAGTCTTTATACTGATTCATCAAGTAATGATGAGCGCTATAAAAACAAAAATACTGTTAGTTTAATGACAGTTCATTATGCCAAAGGAACCGAAAGAAAAGTTGTTTTTTTTTCAGGTTTATATCAAGGTGTTTTACCAAGCAACCGTTCACTAGAAAAAAATGAAGTTGAAGAAGAAAGAAGAATTGCTTTTGTTGCAATAACTCGAGCTAAAGAATTACTTTATTTAACTACTAATCACGGTAGTATGCCTAAACCATCATTCCCGAGTCAATTTATCAATGAAATTGGTCACAACAATTTCCAAACAGTTCAATCTTCATACCAACCAACTAGTGATTTAGATTTAAATTGGTTTGATAGTAGTAAATCAAATGACTTTTCATCAATGTACAGTAAAGAGAAAACTAATCAATATCATGTTGGTGACAACATTGTTCATACTTATTTTGGTAAAGGAATTGTTGTTGAAGTAGTTAACGATATGATCACCATTATGTTTGCGAAACCTCACGGTAAAAAAACACTAGTTGCAAACCATAAAGCAATTAAAAGAATTTTAAACTAA
- a CDS encoding putative metallophosphoesterase — MGNHTWENDQIFDILKQNDIVRPLNLKKTCSYYKDGVGTQVVEVNKKKIRITNLLGLSTSAKNVQSNPFLVMDKLLIKIKNNKEDIHIVDVHANATSEKNAFLCAYNNQVSAIVGTHTHIPTTDAKIMNNTAYITDIGMTGPAEGIIGANPKTILQMFREEVKHFKLEPMTGKYQFCAVLITFNNKTNNPTKIKQIYVMEK, encoded by the coding sequence ATGGGTAACCACACGTGAGAAAATGACCAAATTTTTGATATCTTAAAGCAAAACGATATCGTTCGTCCGCTAAACTTAAAGAAAACGTGTTCTTACTATAAAGATGGAGTAGGAACACAAGTTGTTGAAGTCAATAAGAAAAAAATTCGCATTACTAATTTGCTAGGTTTAAGCACTTCAGCTAAAAACGTGCAATCTAATCCATTTTTGGTAATGGATAAATTATTAATAAAAATTAAAAACAATAAAGAAGATATACATATTGTTGATGTTCATGCTAATGCTACTAGCGAAAAAAATGCTTTCTTGTGTGCTTATAATAATCAAGTAAGCGCTATTGTCGGCACACACACACACATTCCTACTACTGATGCCAAAATTATGAATAATACTGCTTATATTACTGATATTGGTATGACAGGACCAGCCGAAGGAATTATTGGCGCTAATCCTAAAACTATTTTGCAAATGTTTCGTGAAGAAGTAAAACACTTTAAATTAGAGCCAATGACTGGTAAATACCAATTTTGTGCAGTTTTAATTACCTTTAATAATAAAACTAATAATCCAACAAAAATTAAGCAGATTTATGTTATGGAAAAATAA
- a CDS encoding deoxyguanosine kinase: MVKNENKIPFQKTRISNSIVIGGMIAFGKSTLAQQLLKHYKNAVFIPELDPQDDLWPLLLKKMYQRDNDNLYASLFQLYFMIKRFDRYKDAIRKHEFTIFDRSIFEDWLFAKENLNNPFLFNYYEGTFLGICNQTIYHYGIPKLYVILDGDWELFKERLFKRNRQVEIENFQKNEIYFHRLLNQYTSFLVDTCKNFGIEYIVVDAKLPAETKIKMVVDKLNEINNRKKEY; this comes from the coding sequence ATGGTCAAAAATGAAAATAAAATTCCTTTCCAAAAAACACGCATAAGTAATTCAATTGTTATTGGTGGAATGATTGCATTTGGAAAATCAACATTAGCGCAACAATTATTAAAACATTATAAAAACGCTGTATTTATCCCTGAATTAGATCCACAAGATGATTTATGGCCATTGTTACTAAAAAAGATGTATCAACGTGATAATGATAATCTTTACGCTTCATTATTTCAGTTATATTTCATGATTAAGCGTTTTGATCGCTATAAAGATGCAATTCGTAAACATGAATTTACTATTTTTGATCGTAGTATTTTTGAAGATTGATTATTTGCTAAAGAAAATTTAAATAACCCATTTTTATTCAATTACTATGAAGGGACATTCTTAGGAATTTGCAACCAAACTATATATCATTATGGTATCCCTAAGCTATATGTTATTTTAGATGGAGATTGAGAGCTATTTAAAGAACGATTATTTAAAAGAAACCGTCAAGTAGAAATTGAAAATTTCCAAAAGAATGAAATTTATTTCCATCGTTTGTTAAATCAATACACAAGTTTCTTAGTTGATACATGTAAAAATTTTGGTATTGAATACATTGTTGTTGATGCAAAACTACCTGCAGAAACTAAAATTAAAATGGTTGTCGATAAATTAAATGAAATTAATAATCGCAAAAAAGAATATTAA
- a CDS encoding type I restriction modification system DNA methylase produces MSKQKIASAELVSSSSEKAGTNGVDKNNLTIKTNASGKEIGQQIWAVADKLRGAVDSWDFKQYIFNFIFYKACSDLIVKNFNHPSYRKNIKKYFNVERYEDIEWSFDEKKYSIEELEKKLYDADIVDVEQQKNEKIFLLPHMLFNNVCKNAEKYGEEIINVVEQVFKYLNNCKILKGMFANFDFDNARLGNKPWERKNKIISIIEELNNIDFHNYHKNSNVNVDPLGDAFEFVMSMYASNGGKSGGEFYTPQKVSELLARLATANKKEIKNVYDPACGSGSLLLKINQLKNEGEIEFAAEGNTIFYGHEINLTTSNLCRMNMILHNVPVNSFKIACMNTLLSAKNPEIFSFDQEIDVIVSNPPYSIKWKWKGVHQIESDIRFSPNGSLPYAPESKADLAFIMHSLHYLNNNSGTAAIVCFPGIFYREGAELEIRKYLVVNNYVDAVISLPSNLFFGTSISTCILILNKGKKDKNILFIDASNYFEKGNNKNVLRDEDISFIVDLYKKRKNSETSYLATLEEIDKNKYNLTPSRYVVNTKKEVIDIIKLEEEIKRITARSNQLRKELDEILDKELRGLLKELGKEDQMPKKN; encoded by the coding sequence ATGTCAAAACAAAAAATAGCTTCTGCTGAGCTAGTCAGCAGTAGTTCCGAAAAAGCCGGAACTAATGGTGTTGACAAGAATAATTTAACCATTAAAACAAATGCTTCTGGTAAAGAAATAGGTCAACAAATTTGAGCCGTTGCTGATAAATTAAGAGGGGCTGTTGACTCGTGAGATTTTAAACAATATATATTTAATTTTATTTTCTATAAGGCTTGTAGTGATTTAATAGTAAAAAATTTTAATCATCCTAGTTATAGAAAAAATATTAAAAAATATTTTAATGTTGAAAGATATGAAGACATTGAGTGATCTTTTGATGAAAAAAAATACTCAATAGAAGAACTAGAGAAAAAACTTTACGATGCTGATATTGTTGATGTTGAACAACAAAAAAATGAAAAAATTTTCCTTCTTCCTCATATGCTTTTTAACAACGTTTGTAAAAATGCAGAAAAATATGGAGAAGAAATTATTAATGTTGTTGAACAAGTTTTTAAATATTTAAATAACTGTAAAATTTTAAAAGGAATGTTTGCTAATTTTGATTTTGATAATGCTAGATTAGGAAATAAACCATGAGAAAGAAAAAACAAAATAATAAGTATTATCGAAGAATTAAATAATATTGACTTTCATAATTATCACAAAAATAGCAACGTTAATGTAGATCCATTAGGTGATGCATTTGAATTTGTAATGTCAATGTATGCTAGTAACGGTGGCAAGAGTGGTGGTGAATTTTATACACCACAAAAAGTATCAGAATTGCTTGCTAGACTTGCAACTGCAAACAAAAAAGAAATAAAAAATGTATACGATCCAGCTTGTGGTTCAGGTTCACTATTATTAAAAATTAATCAGTTAAAAAATGAAGGTGAAATAGAGTTTGCAGCAGAAGGTAATACGATTTTTTATGGTCATGAAATAAATTTAACAACATCTAACTTATGTCGCATGAACATGATCTTACATAATGTTCCTGTTAATAGTTTCAAAATTGCTTGTATGAATACTTTATTATCGGCAAAAAATCCTGAAATTTTTTCTTTCGATCAAGAAATTGATGTTATTGTTTCTAACCCTCCTTATTCAATCAAATGAAAATGAAAGGGTGTTCATCAAATTGAAAGTGATATACGTTTTAGTCCAAACGGCTCATTGCCATATGCACCTGAATCAAAAGCAGATTTAGCATTTATAATGCATTCATTACATTATTTAAACAACAATTCTGGAACTGCAGCCATTGTTTGTTTTCCTGGAATTTTTTATCGTGAAGGGGCTGAGCTTGAAATTCGTAAATATTTAGTTGTTAATAATTATGTTGATGCAGTAATTTCCTTACCTAGTAATTTGTTTTTTGGAACAAGTATATCAACATGTATTTTAATTTTGAATAAAGGAAAGAAGGATAAAAACATTTTATTTATTGACGCAAGTAATTATTTTGAAAAAGGAAACAATAAAAATGTTTTAAGAGATGAAGATATTAGTTTTATTGTTGATCTTTATAAAAAACGTAAGAATTCAGAAACTTCTTATTTAGCAACACTTGAAGAGATTGATAAAAACAAATATAACCTAACCCCAAGTCGATATGTTGTTAATACAAAAAAAGAAGTGATTGATATTATTAAACTTGAAGAAGAAATTAAAAGAATTACAGCACGTTCTAATCAATTAAGAAAAGAACTAGATGAAATTCTTGATAAAGAACTTCGTGGTTTATTAAAAGAATTAGGAAAAGAAGACCAAATGCCTAAGAAAAATTAA
- a CDS encoding type I restriction modification DNA specificity domain protein, whose amino-acid sequence MKKMKFSEVFSCFEGINLSKCKLVNKENGVGVLSIKNTNFDTNKINLNKCVYINMQNDNHFLKKYDILIDVKNICLGNVFQIKEDLNYLIDNSFIILRPKNVDSSFLFHFLSSENFINQLKKQLNVSNSKKITISALNNIDIQLPSEEIQNKIANVLDAINELKFSVADELCARKSQYQHYSKILLSLNSLNGSMWEQSNPHTHTQLKKK is encoded by the coding sequence ATGAAAAAGATGAAATTTAGTGAAGTGTTTAGTTGTTTTGAAGGAATCAATTTAAGCAAATGTAAGCTAGTAAATAAAGAAAATGGTGTTGGTGTTTTATCAATTAAAAACACAAATTTTGACACTAACAAAATCAATTTAAATAAATGCGTTTATATTAATATGCAAAATGATAATCATTTTTTAAAAAAGTACGATATCTTGATTGATGTTAAAAATATTTGTTTAGGAAATGTTTTTCAAATTAAAGAAGATTTAAATTATTTAATTGATAACTCGTTTATAATTTTACGCCCAAAAAATGTTGATTCTTCTTTTTTGTTCCACTTTTTGTCATCTGAAAATTTCATCAATCAATTAAAAAAACAACTTAATGTTTCAAACAGTAAAAAAATAACAATTAGTGCTTTAAATAATATTGATATTCAATTACCTTCAGAAGAAATTCAAAATAAAATTGCCAATGTGCTGGATGCAATTAATGAATTAAAGTTTTCAGTTGCTGATGAATTATGTGCTCGAAAATCTCAATATCAACACTATTCAAAAATTTTATTAAGTTTAAATTCATTGAATGGTTCAATGTGAGAGCAATCTAATCCACACACACACACACAGTTGAAAAAGAAATAG
- a CDS encoding type I restriction modification DNA specificity domain protein: MDIKWVKLSEVFEIQRGKRITKEWMKFHPGKYPVYSAKITGDLVMGYIDQYLFDGEYLLISSYGEAGNVSYVKNKFWAIDSATLLKNKNSNRFNIKFYMHYLNLVAKNYVNTAATPPSLTPKVIANILVPLIPIDQQNRIASVLDTIAELKAELKAELKAELKAELRARDKQNKYYQEHLLSEESLSGKLWGFKEEIIKYVKLSEVFEIQRGKRITKEWMKFHPGKYPVYSAKITGDLVMGYIDQYLFDGEYLLISSYGEAGNVSYVKNKFWAIDSATLLKNKNSNRFNIKFYMHYLNLVAKNYVNTAATPPSLTPNVIANILVPLPSLKIQNKIVAIMDKLESLINSVNGDIPVEISTREDQYKYYSELLLEQ, encoded by the coding sequence ATGGATATCAAGTGAGTTAAATTAAGTGAAGTTTTTGAAATTCAACGTGGTAAAAGAATTACTAAGGAATGAATGAAATTTCATCCTGGTAAATATCCTGTTTATTCAGCTAAAATTACTGGTGATTTAGTTATGGGATATATCGATCAATATTTATTTGATGGCGAATATTTATTAATTTCTTCATACGGTGAAGCTGGAAACGTTTCTTATGTAAAAAATAAATTTTGAGCGATTGATAGTGCAACTCTGTTAAAAAATAAAAACTCAAATAGATTTAACATTAAATTTTATATGCATTATTTAAATTTAGTTGCTAAAAATTATGTAAATACAGCAGCAACTCCACCTTCATTAACTCCAAAGGTTATTGCAAATATATTAGTTCCACTAATTCCTATTGACCAACAAAACCGTATTGCATCGGTTTTGGATACAATCGCCGAGCTTAAAGCCGAGCTTAAAGCCGAGCTTAAAGCCGAGCTTAAAGCCGAGCTTCGCGCGCGTGATAAGCAAAACAAGTATTACCAAGAACACCTATTAAGTGAAGAGTCTTTAAGTGGGAAGCTTTGAGGATTTAAAGAGGAAATTATTAAATACGTGAAACTTTCTGAAGTTTTTGAAATTCAACGTGGTAAAAGAATTACTAAGGAATGAATGAAATTTCATCCTGGTAAATATCCTGTTTATTCAGCTAAAATTACTGGTGATTTAGTTATGGGATATATCGATCAATATTTATTTGATGGCGAATATTTATTAATTTCTTCATACGGTGAAGCTGGAAACGTTTCTTATGTAAAAAATAAATTTTGAGCGATTGATAGTGCAACTCTGTTAAAAAATAAAAACTCAAATAGATTTAACATTAAATTTTATATGCATTATTTAAATTTAGTTGCTAAAAATTATGTAAATACAGCAGCAACTCCACCTTCATTAACTCCAAATGTTATTGCAAATATATTAGTTCCATTACCATCATTAAAAATCCAAAACAAAATTGTTGCCATTATGGATAAACTTGAATCACTAATTAATAGTGTTAATGGTGATATCCCAGTTGAAATATCAACTCGAGAAGACCAATACAAATATTATTCAGAATTGTTATTAGAACAATAA